One Puntigrus tetrazona isolate hp1 chromosome 25, ASM1883169v1, whole genome shotgun sequence genomic window, taaaaaatatttacacgtatttgcatgtatatatttattcatataatatatatgtgtgtgtgtgtatatatatattctgattaTAGAATAATAGGTCTCAATATATTTGCAAAtcgaaatattttcattttcattataggTCTcgatatattatgtatatacactttggttttgtttgtgttgacAATCAATGGGTGTATCTCAAAAAGGCAGCCCAGATCACCCTGCGATCATGTGTTTAATAATGGCCCTTAAAGCTCCCAGGCTGTTTGGTTTGTGTGTTAGAGATCATCAGCTGGTAAAGTGCCATGCGGTTTAAGCGTGTCCTGGTCACCTCTTTCTGGTTATCCTGCGGTCGGCTCACAAGCACCAGATGGTGGCCTGCATGTCTGAGGGGGTGGGGATGTAaatctgtctctttttctctggcTTTTCCTATCTCTTAACTGAGGTATTTGGTGTCATTTAGACTGAATTAACCTTTAAAAAGGCTCCTGTCATGATTCATTATTTGACTCTTGAATCACAAAATGCAGAGATGATTTACATGTGGATGTTTTGCGTATTTGTGGGGGTATTTGGCATATCATGAATAATATTCCTTCTTTTGATGCTAATGCTTCAGTGTACTCTGTTGCTTTCACTGAGTAAGCCTTAGAGATTTGACTGTGAATCATCTCATTATGACCCCATATATTCAGTGTATATATGTTACATATAGTCCTTTGAGATATTGccatattatatttcatttgtcAGTGACAACATCAAGTacttacattattaatattatcatggTTTAGGGTCAGttaaatttgttaatgtttttgaccatttctgttttaattttcagtaaaaaaaatattttaatataatgatttggtgttattattgttttattattatcagtgttgaaaacatctGAGCtacttaatacttttttaaaaagtgatatttCTTTACGATATTACTTGACGAATAGACTGTTTAAAATTaggagcatttatttaaactagaaaccttttttttttacattattaatatcttTACTGTCGCTTTTTATCCAATTAATGTTTCATTGCTGAATAAGTATTAAACAGAAATCTCAATGACcccttgcttttaaaatattacctcaatatcaaataacattttattttattataaaagagtATTTGTCACACAGTTTGTCCAATGACTGTAAAGAAATAGTGCTCAGTATCAAATATTTCATTGTTACTCATGTTCTCcctatttatatttagattagtgctgtcaaatgataaatcgcatccaaaataaaagttttgtttacctAATATATAAGTATgtcttgtgtgtatttattatgcatatgtaaatacaaatgcatgtatatatttaagggtaaatatgttatatatatattattttagatgcatttaatCTCGATTTatcacttgacagcactaatttatatcagttttgcttttgtcttacacacacagaaacactaaATTATTATCAATTCGACAcactgattttaatttatttgtgcatattattcacaaaaacatagtatagatttttttgtctacCATTAAATGGTTATAAGCCATAGTAATgataatattctataatataacataacaatGCCTTATGCTGCATACTGTATAACTAAACTTATTAGTATGATGTTTGGTctgtttaattaacattaaattaaatgagatcttaaaacagcatttcacaCTCATTTCACCAATGTCAGAAAAGCCGCAAACTAATTCCCGGGATAAATATGAACTTGAATGCACTGTAAATCTCTTCGGGAAAAAAGatcaaccaaataaaaaaaaatgtgaaggaGAAAACGTCattgttttagcattttcatCTAAATCGGCTTGTGTGGCAGCACATCAAATCGCTGTGGACTTAAGTGCGCGTTTTATTCCCATGCGTTGGGTCAATCGCGgcatattttcttaatatttcctCATCCGCCGCTAGTTTTAAGCTATATTTACCACACAGACATGACATTTCAAATGACACATGAAAACGCATCCATGTAGTGACTGAAGATCAGGGTGCCTAATAAGGTTCATGCAATGAAATGTGTTGTGATAGTGAAGGTCTCACTGTCCTTCTGCTCTCCTCTCGTAGCTGCACCAGACATCACGGGGCACAAGCGCAGCGAGAATAAGAATGAGGGTGAAAAAGCCGTCCTCTACTGCAAATCCGTGGGTTATCCTTATCCCATATGGAGCTGGCGCAAACTTGATAACGGCGCCATTTTGGTATGGTCATTTTGACACATGAGTGAATCTCGACTCTCCTCTTTGCTCGTTTTAAAGAGACGGTTTgagcccaaaaatgaaaattcattagCTTAGCCTCAAGTTTATTCAACCTTtaggaaaaaaagcttttttgagTATTACATTTGATACATCAGGCTTTGTATTGCATGATATAGTGCATTGGTCTCAAACTCGATTCCTGGAGGACCACAGCTCTGCACGGTTTAGATCcaaaccctaatcaaacacacctgatccagctaatcgaGGTCTGTAGGGTCACCAGAAAACTCCGAGCAGGTTGGAGCTACGCCGTGCAGAGCTGTGGCTCTCCAGGAATTGAGTCTGAAACCAATGATATATTGAGTGTTAATATGTTTGTGTTctgcgtatatttattatgtatatataaatacacaaatgcatgtatatatttaagagaaatatgtttatatattgcatatatttaattataatataaattatgaaacgactttacatgttaaatgcattttttttaatatatacatgcatgttcgtgtatttatatatgcataataaataaacacggtacacacgcatatattatgtaagaataaacctttaattttagatgtgattgtttgatagcactaataacaatataacacttaattttacatttactttgtaaaacaacaaaaaaatttagtcattcaaaaatgatgccttgtagttttttttacttcaagcatttatctttttaatacagagtaaatattttacaatcagaaatattatttaagcGTGTAACCAGTGGCTTTTCTTCCCCTGTCTTTCACCTCTCCTGGACGGTCACCGGTGTTCCTCCCATCAATCACCAGGATATTGACAACTCCTCTGGCCGCTTCTTCATCAGCAGCAAGGATGGCTACACCGAGCTGTCCATCATCAACCTAGACATCAACTCTGACCCCGGAGAGTACGAGTGCAACGCCACCAACATCATCGGCACCAGCTCCATGCCGTCAGTTCTGCGCGTCAGGAGCCGCCTGGCCCCGCTGTGGCCCCTGCTGGGGGTCCTCGCCGAGATCATCATCCTGGTGCTGATCATCGTCATCTACGAGAAGCGCAAGAAGCCTGACGATGTTCCTGACGGTGAGTTTAAAAGGGTGGGTTACAGTTTCAGTATAGACTATTGATGTTAGGTTGATACTTCTTTCACAAACGTAGAGATTGGTATTGGAAGAGATTTaggagagtatttttttttttatgtaaaaagcaTTCTGGGGATTTCCAAAATGATCACAGCGGGCacaaatttctaaaaaatatatttttattaaaagcggTATTACATGTGAGGGTCTTAACTGTGCAAataagtctgtgtgtgtttttgtaattaagacaaagtatttaaaaatttgtatatCCACTAAATTGACTTAATACtgggaaatgtttttattttttatatcaggGACCACTGTATATACAGCACAATTTTTTGTTAGCTCTTTTTTGTTTAGGGCCATCAGAAGTATCTTAAGTAGCTTAATTTCTTGCTATAGaaatttcactttaaattgATATTGACTTAAAGAAACATTGTaacatttctgtattatttgtatttaaacaaaaagaatgccactgaagatatatatatagattactgttcaaaagtcagtaatattttgttattattattttatttgaaataaatagtaTACACTTGAACTTTTTATTCCTCAAATAATCCtcaaaaaactatataaagcagcacaactgttttcaacattggtagtattaataataataataataataataataaatgtttcttaagcaccaaatcatagagtaatagctgctgaaaatatagctttgttgtcacaggaataaatgaccacttcacatatatttacaataaaaatgtccaaataaTATTTCGCAACATTGCAGTTTTTACTGACTTCAAACATTCTAACAATCCACAACTTCTGAACACCAGTGCATGGAACATTATAAAAGGTGTGCGTTCATCTAAAACCTAACTCCTATACATCTTATACAGCACTTACTTAGTTTTCTTCCACTGCGTCAGAAGACCTTTGACTCATTTATTGGAAAGCCATACACTCTGTTACCTGATCCTGACCTGGTCTCTTACTTTAATAATTCAGTCTGAAGCCATCtagaccaaacacacacacactcttttccTGTAGGGCACCTGCGTTAGGTCATCTGGACTCTAATCTGATATTCGAGAGAAATGTGACTCTGCGGTCGGTGTATGGTAGGTAGTGGGCAGTGAATTATTGATGCGTGTGGAGGAGTAGTCCCACGCCACTTACAGCTCACCTACAACGCATTGCGAGGAAAACGAGACCCTGTGTGTCCTGTAGCACTGTTTTCCTGCATGCCGGCAAATTCACTTTAACCCCCCTCTATATATAAAACCAGCTCTTTACGTTTAAAACGGCGGTGTTCGCTTTGGGATTCAATTGTGTGTGCTATTTCTGACATTTAATCATAACCAGTCGATGTTTCCACAAGAACCTGTTTAACAAACGGTTAACGTCTTTTGTGCTATAGTGACGTTAAATGGGACGTTGTCTGTCCAGCATCGCCCCCTGGTGGTTTTCATCGGCATTGAGTTCACCTTCATGAATAGAAACGACGAATTTATGCGGGTTTTGGGGATTAAAATGCGTTCTGTATTGCGCTTCGTTCCTGTATGTGTGCAGATGTATGTGTGAAAGTGAGGCGTTGTGTGTAAGAAGTCAGGTTCAGCTTCGTTTAGTTCATCTACACATTTAGTGCAGCTGTTTACAGTTAGCCTGAATCACCAGAGCATTGTTTTACAATTAAGTTACACTTTTTAGTGGTTAATATCATTATAGATCATTATAGAAATAACAACGTTGACACGTTTCTTTCTCTTTGAATGGCACTGCCTAAAACACTGTGGTAAGTAACCTGCATGCGGCTTGAATGAACCTAACAGTATTGGCCATATTCACTGACCTGCTGTACTTCAGTGTGTGCACATGTATTGTTTCATTTAggctgaaatggaaaaaaaatagtttgcctTATTAACTAGAATGCTGTCTGTTTTGTTGCTGTTTACCCTTCAAACGACCTTCATGTCTGTACATCTTCACTGGAGTCATCTTGGCATGAGCATGAGATTTtagcttttgtttcttttcaccTTTTAATTTAAAGGCCGATACATGTGTGTACATGTATTTGTATAACTATATACAAGTCATGTGGTATTTAACATaggatgcatatatatatagtttttcgTTCTGTGGGCTGCATGTTTGCATTTCTTCtctgttcttgtttttgttataaatcGCAAGCCTTTTAATTGCTTGCACCAAAGCTGACGGAGTGAAAGTCTTTGTTCTGTGTTATTCTAAGGCACaacaatatcttaaatattGAAAGACAATATGGCATTCAGTTGTTTTTAGCTACTTAATGCAATCAGTTTACTCCATTCATTCAATAATGTGAATACTGTGCCAGCTGGAACCAGCCTCCAACTAAAATTGTCGTTGTTTTGCTTCCCATTCTGCCTAAGATGACGAACCAGCTGGGCCAATGTAAGtatcaaatttacatttaaataagactTTAATATGACGCAACTGTCCTAGATAACTGAAATCGTGCATGTGTAATTTATACAGAATGTATAGAGTGTACCgaaataatgaatgaaacaaatatGGGCTAGTGTAAAatgctgtatttgtattttgtgaCTCATTTCTATGATCTCACCTTTAAAGGAAAACTAATTCCACCAACAACCACAAAGATAAAAACCTACGTCAGAGAAATACAAACTGATTTCATCATCACAAGGTGAGTATTTGGTTAGACTGAGAATATTCATATCAGTTGAACACACAACAAGAAACAGGGCTTATAGTAGCAgagaaatgtagaaaataagCAAGTGTTCAAatctttatatgtgtgtgtttgtgtgtgtgtgtgtgtgtgtgtgtgtgcgtgttaatGAACTACTGACTGTACTTTGTTTATTGCATGGCTGCTCACCAAATACATGATTGTGTaatctttatataatattaaagtttttaacaCTTTCACTGAGCTGCTTTTCCATTGTTCTCTATGTAAACATGCACTTTTCACACTTCTCGTGCACactgtgtttaaaaatgcacGCATTCaagataaaataatgtttgggaaaagctaaaatacattttaggaaATACCGGTTTGCAGAATGCCGCCGTTGACCCAGTCAGAATGAAGTATTCCAGAAAGCCGTGTAATGAATTTCAAGGAACTAGATGCAGGAAGCAATGCTAATTTGCGTAAACTAGGACATTTCTCGATCGGTTTCTCCTCTGAAACTGCAAACGCCCCATTATTAACCCACTTTTGTGACTGCTGTTTGTTGTTTACAGATTAAGGCATTCACATCATGACCACATGAACGTTACTCATGAACGGTTCAGCGCATTGGTAATCAAATCAAAGGTGGAGGAGTTAAATGGAAGAGCGGAAGAAACGAGCACCCGAGGCATGCCTTATAAATCTGGTGTGAGGAGGATGAGTGAACAGAACGGAACCTGATCCTGAACATTTTCTTGCATGATTGTGTTGCTTTTTCTTTAGAATCTCTTTTCTTCAAGTCAACTTTTTTCCATGTCAGgcaaaagtacaaaaattataattgcatGCAAGATAATTACTGTTTGATacaggcttttttttgtttgtttgtgtatttatgaatgACTTCTTTTCGAGCAAGCCTTTAACGTATCACAAATATGCCACCATGATTCTGGTACGACAGTTTTTGTACAGATGATCATATTACTGTATACCATTTGGTAAGGTGGCATATGATTCTATCAATCAATTAAGGGCTTTGCGAAATGTCCTGCCATGTTTAATTTGTACATGTATTGTACATTGATGTATGAAATCACTTGAAATATCTATAGTTATCTGAATGTTCTTCATACTGATGCACTTATCTCTTCAAATATTCTTGCAAACCAGTGACTTCATTTTATACTTATGTATCTTATCTGTCTCTAAGTCTACATGGCTGATTGCTTTTTATGTATGCATAGTATACAGCATGGCTTTTATTCTATGCAATATCTATACATACAGTAgaacaaacctttttttaatgtaagctTTTGGTTGTGTATAATTAAGCTTTAATATTATACGTTAGCAAAGTGCACTGTTCGAGCcatgaaaacaacacacatGGTTTAAAACATCACTGCATGAGCTCCTTACACATATAAAGGGTCTACTAAGTCAGAATGTGAAGAGAAATTAATATTATCTCTATTGACTAAGGCATatacatgtcatttttaacaattaaactaTCCAAAGTCAAACGcgttgtcctttttttttttataacatgaagcattgtttatttaaattaaaaagatgcaGATCTGGAGAGATTCAGCATTTCGGCACTTGCTTGGGTGCCCCTAAAATGAAAGTCCAAAGAcctgataaaaacgtcacaataatccacaagtaatttttaaacataaaaaaaaaaaaattatcagcagtttggaccctcattctgacggcacccattcactgtagaagATCCGTGATAAGTGATACTtttaaatttctccaaatctgttccaatgaatctcggatggcctgagggtgagtaaaaataaatataaattttattagcAGTAATTAATCGATGTGCGTATGGAAACAATCATATACTACCAAACAAAGACActtacaaaacattaaaagctaaaaataccCAAAGCCTTGTGCAACTTACACAATGTTGCATTGTTTTCGAGAAAAGTACATACCATCTGCATCAGTATCAGCATCTTTGTGTGGGCgttttaaaaggttaaaaaccATCCTGTCACAGGGCTGGCATTGTTGTGCCTGCGGTCCTAAAAGAAATATGTCTGTGCACCAGAGGGGGGCATTGCTGACCAAGGCTGAAACTTCAGACCCTCCAAACGTTTAACGTCTCTGGACGTTTGTTTCTGCTCCCCCACCCTCTCAGTATTCAGTTATAGACATTGCACCAAAAATGATCTGTGCAACAGTATTTGGATGAGCCATTTACATAAGTATTATCACATACACTCATCACAAGCTGTTTCATTCAAACCATGGGGTAAATATGCACTTCGTTGCATAAATGAGGGTTATATAGCGCATCTCTATAAAAAGAACGTTAATGTTCTGCTAGAAAGATGCAAGAGGATGCAAGATTGAGTTCATTAATATGGCCCGCACACTATAAATCCATACAAATATTGCCTGACTGACTTGCAACGTTATTCAGACAACAGGTTACCGTACAACAGAAGGAAAGATGATATTTTCATACGCACGCTCTCAAAAACCACATCCACACAGAATAATCTCACAGCCGTTTCTCCTCCATAGCCATAGGGATGGCTGATTCCTGGAAAGGCAGTGTTTGTCACAATGCATTTTCTGCTCAGAAGGCAGAAAGCTGTCTTTGCCCAGGCGCTTACAGATTATAGTGCCATTATTCTCTCAGTATCTAGTTTCATCAGATCACTCGGTGCCCTGACTTCACCATCTGACATGTTATGTTGTATCCGGGCCGCACAgtaaaaaacatgacattagAAGCgcagttgttttaaaacaagGCCGTGCGGTTTTGGAAAATCAAGCATGCCATAAAATGAGCTTATTCAGACCGAATGGCTTGATTACGcaagataaaaacataaaatatatcataGCCGTTGTACCTACT contains:
- the nptna gene encoding neuroplastin a isoform X2 yields the protein MSHARNALVMLCGVLMLRSGFAQNEPSIESTDHMILPIGYHSPPITLQCNLTASQTKHQDSYWMKNGEEIPDTRGKDKNTEYKLNKPRPEDSGEYMCVYTFESGPPANATIEVKAAPDITGHKRSENKNEGEKAVLYCKSVGYPYPIWSWRKLDNGAILDIDNSSGRFFISSKDGYTELSIINLDINSDPGEYECNATNIIGTSSMPSVLRVRSRLAPLWPLLGVLAEIIILVLIIVIYEKRKKPDDVPDAGPMKTNSTNNHKDKNLRQRNTN
- the nptna gene encoding neuroplastin a isoform X1, producing the protein MSHARNALVMLCGVLMLRSGFAQNEPSIESTDHMILPIGYHSPPITLQCNLTASQTKHQDSYWMKNGEEIPDTRGKDKNTEYKLNKPRPEDSGEYMCVYTFESGPPANATIEVKAAPDITGHKRSENKNEGEKAVLYCKSVGYPYPIWSWRKLDNGAILDIDNSSGRFFISSKDGYTELSIINLDINSDPGEYECNATNIIGTSSMPSVLRVRSRLAPLWPLLGVLAEIIILVLIIVIYEKRKKPDDVPDDDEPAGPMKTNSTNNHKDKNLRQRNTN